A stretch of the Osmerus mordax isolate fOsmMor3 chromosome 12, fOsmMor3.pri, whole genome shotgun sequence genome encodes the following:
- the ccnjl gene encoding cyclin-J-like protein: MERELQWWKGQLAADIHQSLRIKELKLPAYRAHSPQIGMRRYFADLLAILSNRYQLCPTARHLAVYLLDLFMDHYDVAVKQLYVIALSCLLLASKFEEKEDRVPKLEQLNSLGFMCSLSLVLNKKDLIKMELLLLETFGWNLCMPTPAHFIDYYLQASVQEGDLYNGWPLSSLSKTRAFMDKYTHYFLEVSLQDHAFLSFRPSQVAASCVASSRICLQVSPSWTSALHLLTGYSWDHLSQCIELMLLAHDNDVKEANKSKSTPPSRPSSVQPQASHLSPASSTATPQHLLFQPAAFPHLAQHSPSLSQLHVLSEAQALGPAVVSMSQDFLQSHRMGLLTGASSMATSGGGAFPSYPSLASGLQPGPRALPLQAPLSVQMALEPRHCLSMAYSGGGYLAAHPAFAASCFDR, from the exons atggagagggagctACAATGGTGGAAAGGACAGCTAGCCGCCGACATCCATCAGTCCCTCAGGATCAAG GAGCTGAAGCTGCCAGCATACCGGGCCCACTCCCCCCAGATTGGGATGCGTCGCTACTTCGCGGACCTGCTGGCCATCCTGAGTAACCGCTACCAGCTGTGCCCCACAGCCCGTCACCTGGCCGTGTACCTGCTGGACCTGTTCATGGACCACTATGACGTGGCCGTCAAGCAGCTCTACGTCATCGCCCTGTCTTGCCTGCTGCTAGCCA gtaagtttgaggagaaggaggaccgGGTCCCTAAGCTGGAGCAACTCAACTCCCTGGGCTTCATGTGCAGCCTGAGCCTGGTCCTCAACAAGAAGGACCTGATCAAgatggagctgctgctgctggagacgTTCGGCTGGAACCTGTGCATGCCCACGCCCGCACACTTCATCGACTACTACCTGCAGGCCTCCGTCCAGGAGGGGGACCTGTACAACGGCTGgcccctctcctcgctctccaaGACCAGGGCCTTCATGGACAAGTACACACACTACTTCCTGGAGGTGTCCCTGCAAG aCCACGCCTTCCTGAGTTTCCGTCCCTCCCAGGTAGCAGCATCGTGTGTGGCCTCGTCTCGTATCTGCCTGCAGGTGTCCCCGAGCTGGACCAGCGCTCTGCACCTCCTCACCGGCTACAGCTGGGATCACCTCTCCCAGTGCATCGAGCTCATGCTGCT TGCCCATGACAACGACGTGAAAGAGGCCAACAAATCCAAGTCCACGCCTCCATCTCGCCCCTCGTCCGTCCAGCCCCAGGCCTCGCACctctccccggcctcctccaccGCCACCCCCCAGCACCTGCTCTTCCAGCCGGCAGCCTTCCCTCACCTCGCCCAGcactcgccctccctctcccagctgcACGTGCTGAGCGAGGCCCAGGCTTTGGGGCCTGCGGTGGTCAGCATGTCCCAGGACTTCCTGCAGAGCCACAGGATGGGCCTGCTGACGGGCGCCTCCTCCATGGCTACCTCCGGAGGGGGGGCCTTCCCCTCCTACCCTAGCCTGGCCTCGGGGCTCCAGCCCGGGCCTCGGGCGCTGCCCCTGCAGGCTCCTCTCTCGGTGCAGATGGCCCTGGAGCCTCGTCACTGCCTCAGCATGGCGTACAGCGGAGGGGGCTACCTGGCCGCCCACCCGGCCTTCGCCGCCAGCTGCTTCGACAGGTGA
- the slu7 gene encoding pre-mRNA-splicing factor SLU7, translated as MPEEVEAEAGQAGGEGVVGLEEPKKMTREDWRKKKELEEQRKLGNAPAEVDEEGKDINPHIPQYISSVPWYIDPSKRPTLRHQRPQEENEKQFSSIGEWYKRGVQEKSVSTKFRKGSCENCGAITHKKKDCLERPRKVGAQFTGTGMAPDEHSQISLDLDYDGKRDRWNGYDPEDHTRIVEEYAKVDLAKRTLKAHKLQEELATGKMVDQANSSRNQWGDDEHTQEREHNSEDEDEDKYADDIDMPGQNFDSKRRITVRNLRIREDIAKYLRNLDPNSAYYDPKTRAMRENPYSNTGMNPDEVGYAGDNFVRYSGDTITMAQTQLFAWEAYDKGSEVHLQADPTKLELLHQSFKVKKEDFKDQQKETILERYGGEEHLDAPPRELLLAQTEDYVEYSRHGAVLKGQEKAVARSKYEEDVLVNNHTCIWGSFWREGYWGFKCCHSMVKQSYCTGQAGIQTATSSACVPFEERLEEPVEEEEEEPKTLLEMHREKMKDKKKKKKSKKNKKKHDSDSSDSEDEEKKKEKLKKALLAEDKRLKQVEVLLQVDERKRPYNSLLEVKEPTEEEMEAFRMKRCRPDDPMANFFN; from the exons ATGCCTGAAGAAGTCGAAGCCGAAGCCGGCCAGGCAGGCGGCGAGGGGGTGGTGGGTCTGGAGGAACCTAAGAAGATGACccgggaggactggaggaagaagaaggagctAGAAGAGCAGAGGAAGTTGGGAAATGCCCCCGCTGAAGTGGACGAGGAGGGAAA GGACATCAATCCTCACATCCCCCAGTACATCTCATCTGTGCCCTGGTACATCGACCCCTCTAAGAGGCCGACCCTTAGGCATCAGAGGCCCCAGGAGGAGAATGAGAAGCAGTTCTCCAGCATAGGAGAGTGGTACAAGAGAGGGGTGCAGGAG AAATCTGTGAGTACCAAGTTCCGTAAGGGTTCCTGTGAGAACTGCGGCGCCATAACACACAAGAAGAAAGACTGTTTGGAG CGGCCCAGGAAGGTGGGGGCCCAGTTCACTGGGACGGGCATGGCGCCTGACGAGCACAGCCAGATCTCCCTGGATCTGGACTACGACGGAAAAAGGGATCGCTGGAATGGCTATGACCCTGAGGACCACACCCGCATCGTGGAGGAGTACGCTAAAGTAGACCTG GCCAAGAGAACGCTGAAAGCCCATAAGCTTCAGGAGGAGTTGGCCACAGGGAAGATGGTAGACCAAGCG AACTCCTCCAGAAACCAGTGGGGAgatgatgaacacacacaa GAGCGTGAGCACAACAGCGAGGACGAGGATGAAGACAAGTACGCTGACGACATCGACATGCCCGGGCAGAACTTTGACTCCAAGAGACGAATCACAGTCAGAAACCTGCGAATCAGAGAAGACATCGCGAAG taCCTGAGAAACCTGGACCCCAACTCTGCCTACTACGACCCCAAGACCCGCGCCATGAGGGAGAACCCCTACTCCAACACGGGCATGAACCCTGACGA AGTGGGCTATGCGGGAGATAACTTTGTACGATATTCGGGAGACACCATCACCATGGCTCAGACACAAC TGTTTGCGTGGGAGGCCTATGACAAGGGCTCTGAGGTGCACCTGCAGGCCGACCCCACCAAACTGGAACTGCTGCACCAGTCCTTCAAGGTCAAGAAGGAGGACTTCAAAGACCAGCAGAAGGAGACCAtcctggagagg TACGGCGGCGAGGAGCACCTGGACGCCCCCCCCAGAGAGCTGCTATTGGCCCAGACGGAGGACTACGTGGAGTACTCCCGCCATGGCGCCGTGCTGAAGGGCCAGGAGAAGGCTGTGGCTCGCTCCAAGTACGAGGAGGACGTGCTCGTCAACAACCACACG TGCATCTGGGGTTCGTTCTGGAGGGAAGGCTACTGGGGCTTTAAGTGCTGCCACTCCATGGTCAAACAGAGCTACTGCACCGGGCAGGCCGGGATCCAGACCGCG ACCAGCTCGGCATGTGTTCCGTTtgaggagaggctggaagagccagtggaggaggaggaggaggagcctaagACTCTGCTGGAG ATGCACCGAGAGAAGATgaaggacaagaagaagaagaagaagagtaagaagaacaagaagaaaCACGACTCTGACAGCAGCGACTCTGAGgacgaggagaagaagaaagagaagctgAAGAAG gccctGTTGGCGGAGGACAAGCGCCTGAAGCAGGTGGAGGTCCTGCTGCAggtggatgagaggaagaggccCTACAACAGTCTGCTGGAGGTGAAGGAGCCcacggaggaggagatggaggcctTCAGGATGAAACGCTGCCGGCCGGATGACCCCATGGCCAACTTCTTCAACTAG
- the LOC136954743 gene encoding gastrotropin-like, whose protein sequence is MFKGTYEVESVEKRDEFYEALGTGKPETMQKVTELSQTGMEITWTHPQGPINWTNKITIGKECELTTRRGLIFKAIPAYMMGTLIVQCPAFLFTAQIVEGKLIETYTVPGEKGVTMKKVSIQI, encoded by the exons ATGTTCAAGGGAACGTATGAAGTGGAGTCGGTGGAGAAGAGGGATGAGTTCTACGAGGCCTTAG GCACAGGTAAACCCGAGACCATGCAAAAGGTGACGGAGCTGTCTCAAACTGGAATGGAAATCACCTGGACTCATCCCCAAGGTCCAATAAACTGGACAAACAAGATCACAATTGGCAAGGAGTGCGAGCTCACCACCAGAAGAGGGTTAATTTTCAAG GCTATTCCCGCCTACATGATGGGGACTCTTATCGTCCAGTGTCCAGCCTTCCTCTTTACAGCACAGATAGTTGAAGGAAAGCTAATTGAG ACATACACTGTACCTGGGGAGAAAGGAGTGACCATGAAGAAAGTCAGCATTCAAATCTAA
- the LOC136954740 gene encoding gastrotropin-like, whose amino-acid sequence MSFTGKYQMVRKENFDEYMQLHGLNNDLIKKGIDDMWVTEINQNDDFTLTKQFKNRSWTNTFTVGEHCELTSVNGVKFMTTPTIEEGKLKIQYPLYLYTAEVNGDELIETNTIFTKKGSSICYYYSKRI is encoded by the exons ATGTCCTTCACCGGGAAATACCAGATGGTGAGAAAGGAGAACTTTGATGAGTATATGCAACTGCATG GACTCAATAATGACCTCATCAAGAAGGGTATTGACGACATGTGGGTGACCGAGATCAACCAGAATGATGACTTCACCTTGACCAAACAGTTCAAGAACCGCAGCTGGACAAACACCTTCACTGTCGGGGAGCACTGTGAGCTGACGTCTGTCAACGGTGTCAAGTTCATG ACCACCCCCACCATCGAAGAAGGGAAGCTGAAGATCCAGTATCCTCTCTATCTTTACACCGCTGAAGTGAATGGTGACGAGCTGAtcgag ACCAATACAATCTTCACCAAGAAAGGAAGTTCTATCTGTTACTACTACAGCAAGAGGATCTGA
- the c1qtnf2 gene encoding complement C1q tumor necrosis factor-related protein 2, whose protein sequence is MLQPILLLFSIVLASSQSTYPFWKKGRNITIHSSHLVCSLPGPQGPPGHPGPPGSPGSAGPMGSPGKDGPDGGDGEKGERGGGGESGRPGNPGKLGLKGREGVVGKAGPRGKKGPRGAPGLTGLRGVKGEAGEVGEVGAAGGCNCGKAARSAFSVAMTKSYPKERLPIRFSRILLNEGEHYNATSGKFVCSVPGVYYFSYDITLSNKHLAIGLVHNGQYKIKTFDGNTGNSDVASGSTVLRLQREDQVWLQIFYSEQNGLFFDPFWTDSTFTGFLIYADQVYLTEEDGKANAEAAS, encoded by the exons ATGCTCCAACCAATCCTGCTGCTGTTCTCAATAGTCTTGGCTTCCTCCCAGTCTACCTACCCCTTCTGGAAGAAAGGCCGTAACATTACCATCCATTCCTCCCACTTGGTGTGCAGCCTTCCTGGCCCCCAGGGGCCACCCGGACACCCCGGACCTCCTGGATCTCCAGGGTCTGCGGGTCCCATGGGCTCCCCAGGGAAGGATGGCCCGGACGGGGGcgatggagagaagggggaaaggggaggtggag GGGAATCAGGGAGGCCAGGCAACCCAGGCAAGCTGGGCTTGAAGGGCCgagagggggtggtgggcaAGGCCGGGCCACGGGGCAAGAAGGGGCCACGTGGGGCCCCTGGATTAACGGGCTTGAGGGGCGtcaagggggaggcaggggaggtgggtgaggtagGGGCGGCTGGAGGTTGTAACTGTGGGAAGGCAGCACGCTCTGCCTTCTCCGTGGCCATGACCAAAAGCTACCCCAAAGAGCGCCTGCCAATCAGGTTCAGTCGCATCCTGCTGAACGAGGGGGAGCACTACAACGCCACGAGTGGGAAATTTGTGTGTTCCGTTCCCGGGGTCTACTACTTCTCCTATGACATCACCTTGTCCAACAAGCACCTGGCCATCGGGCTGGTGCACAACGGCCAGTACAAGATCAAGACGTTCGACGGCAACACGGGGAACAGCGATGTGGCCTCTGGTTCCACCGTTCTCCGTCTGCAGCGTGAGGACCAGGTGTGGCTGCAGATCTTCTACTCGGAGCAGAACGGCCTGTTCTTCGACCCGTTCTGGACTGACAGCACCTTCACTGGGTTCCTTATCTACGCAGACCAGGTCTACCTGACAGAGGAGGACGGGAAGGCCAACGCCGAAGCTGCCAGCTGA